One stretch of Apium graveolens cultivar Ventura unplaced genomic scaffold, ASM990537v1 ctg1728, whole genome shotgun sequence DNA includes these proteins:
- the LOC141700064 gene encoding uncharacterized protein LOC141700064 has translation MTKQATKRHDKQTSKLESTVHPRLIYRHTHSSFISIVLTRFSFNKNHYNLLAYFCFAPVNSTFCSLEQIRYKAMVLDSKITSPHRRQNSFNSPSFRKSYTRGDELGSFSTLLNRHRFLLVALVLLTFLCTVYLYFAVTFGSNDSCSSLSGAQKSLCHIKQAKESISKGKLKFF, from the exons ATGACCAAACAAGCAACGAAACGACATGATAAACAAACAAGTAAACTAGAGTCCACCGTGCACCCTCGTCTtatatatagacacacacacTCATCTTTTATATCTATAGTTTTGACACGCTTCTCATTCAATAAGAATCATTACAACCTGCTCGCCTACTTCTGTTTTGCTCCTGTCAACTCCACTTTCTGTTCT CTGGAGCAGATTCGTTATAAAGCAATGGTTCTAGACAGCAAAATAACTTCTCCTCATAGAAGGCAAAATTCATTTAATTCTCCATCTTTCAGGAAGTCATACACACGGGGGGATGAATTAGGCAGCTTCTCAACACTCCTCAACCGGCACCGCTTCCTCCTAGTAGCTCTTGTCCTTCTGACCTTTCTCTGCACTGTTTATCTCTATTTTGCTGTCACCTTTGGGTCCAATGACTCGTGCTCCAGCCTGAGTGGTGCTCAAAAGTCATTGTGTCATATTAAGCAGGCTAAAGAATCCATCTCTAAAGGAAAACTGAAGTTTTTTTAG